The sequence CGAAGAAGCGATCGCACGTATGAAACGCGCATTGAGTGAGTTTGTTATTGAAGGAGTTCATACAACGATTCCGTTTCATTTGAAATTGCTCGAGCATGAAAAGTTTGTCGAAGGAAACTTTAATACAAAGTTTTTAGAAACATACGATGTAATGAACTCTTAATGATAAAGGAGGGCATTTGTTATGTCTGAACACGTATTGGAAATGGAAAATGGCCACAACGGTCTAGGAAAAGTAGAAATTGCACCGGAAGTGATTGAAGTCATCGCCGGCATTGCGGCATCTGAAATTGAGGGTGTAGCACAAATGCGCGGCAACTTTGCTGCCGGTGTTGTAGAGCGATTAGGGAAAAAAAATCACGGTAAAGGTGTAAAAGTCGACTTAACAGACCGCGGCATTATCATTGATATTTATTGTGTCATGAACTTTGGTGTGTCCATTCCAACCGTCTCACAAAAAATTCAAGAAAACGTTCGTCAAGCATTGTTGACGATGACAGGGCTAGAGACAGCTGAAGTGAACGTTCATATTGTCGGCGTTCAATTCGAGTCATCGAAACAAGAATCGGAAGTCGAATAAAGAAGAGGGGGCAATCTCGTTTACGGGATCGCCCTTTTTCCATAGGTGAGTGTTTTCTTTCGTCGAAATATGTTATGATCATGATATAATTTTCGACAATATGATAGAAAGGGTTTTGGTCATGAAGCGGCATACAGCAAGAGAAAAAGCGTTACAAGCATTGTTTCAAATTGACGTAGGAGGCATTGAGCCACACGAAGCGGTTGCGAACGTCATTGAAGAAGAAACAGATCCGTTTATGGAGATGCTTGTTTTTGGTGTAGTTAAATACCAAAAAGAAATTGATGATTTATTGCGCCAACATTTAGAAAAATGGACGTTAGAGCGTGTCGCAAACGTCGATCGCTCGATTTTACGTATGGCTGTATTCGAAATGAAATATATGGATGATATCCCGTTGAGTGTAAGTATGGATGAAGCTATTGAGTTAGCCAAAGTATTTGGCGATGAAAAATCAAGTCGCTTTATTAACGGCGTGCTTGCAAAAATAAAAGAAACATTGTCTTAAAAGAATAAGGGGGAGAAGGATTTATGGCAGCACAAATCATTAACGGTTTTGAATTAGCAAAAGAAAAGCGAGCGCAGTTAGCAAAAGAAGTCGAACAGTTAAAACGAGAAGGTATTGAGCCAGCGTTAGCTGTTATTCTTGTTGGAGATCATCCTGCTTCACAATCGTACGTAAAAGCGAAGCAAAAGGCATGTGAAGAAATTGGAATTCGTTCTGTTTTGCTGACTTTTCCAAATGACATATCCGAATCGTTTTTGCTAGGGCAAATTGCTCGTCTAAACAAAGACCGCTCAATACACGGCATTTTAGTGCAATTGCCGTTGCCACCACAAATTAATGAGCTACATGTGATTGAAGCCATTGCGCCCGAAAAAGATGTCGATGGTTTCCATCCGTTAAACGTCGGACGAATGATGACGGGGCAACAAACGTTTTTGCCTTGTACACCATATGGTATTTTATATATGGTTCAATCTTTGCAAGTTGATATTACAGGAAAACATGTCGTTGTCGTTGGACGAAGTAATATCGTCGGCAAGCCGGTCGGTCAACTATTTTTGCGCGAACATGCGACAGTCACATATTGCCATTCCCGAACAAACGATTTAGAAGCGATCACACGCCAAGCAGATATTTTAATTGTTGCGGTCGGCAAACCGAAGCTTATTACGTCTTCTTATGTGAAAGAAGGAGCAATTGTAATCGACGTCGGTGTGAATCGACTAGAAAACGGAAAGTTATGCGGAGATGTCGATTTTGATGATGTAAAACAAGTAGCAAGCTATATTACCCCTGTGCCAAAAGGTGTCGGACCGATGACGATTACGATGCTGTTGCACAATACAGTGCAAGCAGCGCGTGAACAACATAAGTAAGCGAGGTTATTTTTGTGGCAGACATGAGGTATGTAACGGTTGCGGCATTAACGAAATACATTAAGCGGAAATTTGAAGTTGATCCTCATTTACAAGATTTATGGATTAAAGGTGAAATTTCTAATTTTACATATCATTCTCGTGGACATATGTACTTTACGTTAAAAGATGAACAAGCGCGCATTCAAGCCGTTATGTTCGCAGGGCATAATCGCCAACTAACATTTAAACCAGAAAACGGAATGACTGTGCTTGTTCGCGGTGAAATCTCCGTATACGAGCCAAGCGGAACGTATCAAGTATACGTAAAAGAGATGCAACCGGATGGTGTTGGTGCGCTTTATTTAGCGTATGAGCAGTTAAAAAAGAAACTAGAGCAGGAAGGGCTATTTGCTAAAGAGCATAAAAAGCCGATTCCGAAATTCCCGCAACATATTGGTGTTGTAACATCGCCAACGGGGGCAGCGATTCGCGATATTTTAACGACGATTCGCCGCCGCTATCCGCTCGCAAAGGTGATTCTATTTCCGACGCTCGTTCAAGGGGAGCAAGCTCCGTTATCGATCGTTCAATCGATTCAAAAAGCAAATGATATCGGATATATTGACGTGCTCATCGTCGGACGCGGTGGAGGTTCGATTGAAGAACTTTGGGCGTTTAATGAAGAAATCGTGGCGCGAGCGATTTTTGCCTCGCGCGTTCCGATTATTTCTGCCGTCGGACATGAAACAGACTATACGATCGCTGATTTTGTTGCGGATTTGCGTGCGCCGACGCCGACGGGGGCGGCGGAACTTGCTGTGCCGCATGTCGCAGATTTGCTTTCGCGTGTATCCGACCAACAAGCTCGTCTCATTCGAGCGACGAAAGAACGGTTAAATGCGGAACAAAAACGGCTTCAATCGTTGCGTTCATCGTATGCGTTTCGCTATCCGAAACGGCTTTACGAACAAAAAGAGCAGCAGTTAGATATACTTGTTGACCGATTGCAACGACAAATGAACGATATGTTAAAACAAAAAGAACATAAACTCCAACAGTTGCAACTGACACTGTTTGCACATCATCCACAATCGCGAATCGAAAAAGCGGCTGATTGCATTCGTACGTTACAACAAACAATTGTTCGTAATATGAACGATGTGATGAAACAAAAAAAATGGTCGCTTGTAACAACGATGACGAAGCTCGATGCGCTCAGCCCATTAAAAATTATGGAACGTGGCTACAGCCTCGCGTATGATGAGCAAGAAACGCTCATTAAGACAGTAAAACAATTGCAAACAGGGGATCGTGTTCAAATCCGCTTTCAAGACGGGCGCGCACATTGTATTGTTTCAAATACTGAGGAGGAGAACGTATGACGTTTGAAGAAGCGATGAACAAACTTGAAGAAATTGTGCAAAAGTTAGAAGAAGGGGACGTTCCGCTTGAAGAAGCGATTCATTTTTTTCAAGAGGGCATGAAATTATCGAAGTTTTGTCACGACAAACTACAACAAGTGGAAAAACAAATGGAATTTATTTTACGGGAAGATGGACAGCTTGAACCGTTTACAGTGCAGGAGGAATAAACGTGGAACGGTTATTGCGACAATATAAAGAGCAAATTGAACAGCAGCTACCGACGTATATTGAATCGTTGCAAGCACCTCAAACAATTAAAGAAGCGATGCTCTACTCGTTGCGAGCAGGAGGAAAACGGATTCGCCCTCTTTTGTTGCTCTCAACGTTACATGCATTTCGTAAACCAATTGGCATCGGTATGTCTGTTGCCTGTGCGCTTGAAATGATTCATACGTATTCACTTATTCATGACGATTTGCCGAGCATGGATAACGATGATTTACGGCGGGGTAAACCGACAAATCATAAAGTATTTGGTGAAGCGAATGCGATTTTAGCAGGCGACGCGTTACTGACATACGCTTTTCAAGTAGTTGCAGATGACAAAACCATTTCATCGGATGTAAAAGTTCGTCTTATTTCTGAATTAGCAAAAGCAGCTGGACCCGAAGGAATGGTTGGCGGACAAGTAGCCGACCTTGAAGGAGAAGGAAAAACAATTAGTTTGCAACAATTAGAATACATTCACCGCCATAAAACTGGAAAGTTGTTGCAATATAGCGTTCGAGCAGGTGCGATATTAGGTGAAGCAACAGAACAACAATTAACGTTGTTAACATTATTTGCTGGCCATCTCGGTTTAGCGTTTCAAATTCGCGATGACATTTTAGACATTGAAGGAGACGAACAAAAGATCGGAAAAAAAGTAGGGAGCGATATTGAAAACGATAAATCGACGTATCCTTCTCTTTTGACGCTTGATGGGGCAAAGAAAAAACTTTGCGATCATATGAAAGAAGCGCGCAAACTTCTTGATGAAGCAAAAATTGATGCGTCGCTATTACATTATATTTGTGATATTGTCGAAACACGCGATCATTAAGAGCATTGAGGAAAGAAGAAACATGTGGTATAGTGGAAAAGAAATGTTAGCCGTTCACACGTTCGTGTAAGCGGCTCTTTTTTGCGTACAAACATGTTTATCTGTATAATTAAAATACATAAAATTGTATGATATCAGGTTTTAGCTTACATGAAAGAGAGTGATCGCGTTGGATGTTACAGCGATTCGAAACCCAAAATTTTTAAAGCAAATGTCAAATGAACAACTCGTTCAATTGAGCGAGCAAATTCGACAATTTTTAATTGAGAAATTATCGAAAACAGGTGGACATATTGGTCCGAATCTCGGAGTCGTTGAATTGACGATTGCGCTTCATAAAGTGTTTGAAAGCCCGAAAGATAAACTCATTTGGGATGTTGGCCATCAGTCGTATGTGCATAAAATTTTAACTGGGCGTGCTAGTCAATTTGATACGTTGCGACAATATAAAGGATTGTGCGGCTTTCCAAAACGTAGCGAAAGCGAACATGACGTATGGGAAACGGGGCATAGCTCGACATCGTTATCTGCTGCAATGGGTATGGCGATTGCACGCGACTTAAAAGGAACGGACGAATATATCGTTCCGATCATTGGGGACGGCGCGCTCACCGGGGGAATGGCGCTAGAAGCGTTAAACCATATCGGACATGAGAAAAAAGATATGATTGTCATTTTAA comes from Anoxybacillus flavithermus and encodes:
- the xseA gene encoding exodeoxyribonuclease VII large subunit, whose product is MRYVTVAALTKYIKRKFEVDPHLQDLWIKGEISNFTYHSRGHMYFTLKDEQARIQAVMFAGHNRQLTFKPENGMTVLVRGEISVYEPSGTYQVYVKEMQPDGVGALYLAYEQLKKKLEQEGLFAKEHKKPIPKFPQHIGVVTSPTGAAIRDILTTIRRRYPLAKVILFPTLVQGEQAPLSIVQSIQKANDIGYIDVLIVGRGGGSIEELWAFNEEIVARAIFASRVPIISAVGHETDYTIADFVADLRAPTPTGAAELAVPHVADLLSRVSDQQARLIRATKERLNAEQKRLQSLRSSYAFRYPKRLYEQKEQQLDILVDRLQRQMNDMLKQKEHKLQQLQLTLFAHHPQSRIEKAADCIRTLQQTIVRNMNDVMKQKKWSLVTTMTKLDALSPLKIMERGYSLAYDEQETLIKTVKQLQTGDRVQIRFQDGRAHCIVSNTEEENV
- a CDS encoding exodeoxyribonuclease VII small subunit — encoded protein: MTFEEAMNKLEEIVQKLEEGDVPLEEAIHFFQEGMKLSKFCHDKLQQVEKQMEFILREDGQLEPFTVQEE
- a CDS encoding Asp23/Gls24 family envelope stress response protein, which translates into the protein MSEHVLEMENGHNGLGKVEIAPEVIEVIAGIAASEIEGVAQMRGNFAAGVVERLGKKNHGKGVKVDLTDRGIIIDIYCVMNFGVSIPTVSQKIQENVRQALLTMTGLETAEVNVHIVGVQFESSKQESEVE
- the folD gene encoding bifunctional methylenetetrahydrofolate dehydrogenase/methenyltetrahydrofolate cyclohydrolase FolD; translation: MAAQIINGFELAKEKRAQLAKEVEQLKREGIEPALAVILVGDHPASQSYVKAKQKACEEIGIRSVLLTFPNDISESFLLGQIARLNKDRSIHGILVQLPLPPQINELHVIEAIAPEKDVDGFHPLNVGRMMTGQQTFLPCTPYGILYMVQSLQVDITGKHVVVVGRSNIVGKPVGQLFLREHATVTYCHSRTNDLEAITRQADILIVAVGKPKLITSSYVKEGAIVIDVGVNRLENGKLCGDVDFDDVKQVASYITPVPKGVGPMTITMLLHNTVQAAREQHK
- the nusB gene encoding transcription antitermination factor NusB, with protein sequence MKRHTAREKALQALFQIDVGGIEPHEAVANVIEEETDPFMEMLVFGVVKYQKEIDDLLRQHLEKWTLERVANVDRSILRMAVFEMKYMDDIPLSVSMDEAIELAKVFGDEKSSRFINGVLAKIKETLS
- a CDS encoding polyprenyl synthetase family protein is translated as MERLLRQYKEQIEQQLPTYIESLQAPQTIKEAMLYSLRAGGKRIRPLLLLSTLHAFRKPIGIGMSVACALEMIHTYSLIHDDLPSMDNDDLRRGKPTNHKVFGEANAILAGDALLTYAFQVVADDKTISSDVKVRLISELAKAAGPEGMVGGQVADLEGEGKTISLQQLEYIHRHKTGKLLQYSVRAGAILGEATEQQLTLLTLFAGHLGLAFQIRDDILDIEGDEQKIGKKVGSDIENDKSTYPSLLTLDGAKKKLCDHMKEARKLLDEAKIDASLLHYICDIVETRDH